From the Primulina tabacum isolate GXHZ01 chromosome 3, ASM2559414v2, whole genome shotgun sequence genome, one window contains:
- the LOC142540137 gene encoding E3 ubiquitin-protein ligase PUB23-like, with product MAEVEIPPYYLCPITLEMMTDPVTISTGITFDRDSIEEWIFTHENNKCPVTKQLLSDSELTPNITLRHLIQSWCTIHASHGFERLPTPRSPVSKSEVLKLLNDAESPQMQMDCLRRLKSIASQNLTNKRCMEAVGTAEFLASLIVNKTLEAYRADNDSADKSESKLICEEALSILCSLHLSESWLESVSNQELVESLTNIMQFASYESRAYAIMLLKLILEVADPARIIINLSSEFFLQCALILNDEFSKKATKATLKALINVCPWGRNRIKAVEAGAVPLLIDLLLDSSDKRASEMMLVVLDILCQCAEGRSELLNHSAGIAVVSKKILRISQVASERGVRILHSISKFSSTPGVLQEMLQIGVASKLCLVLQVDCGSKLKERAREILRLHARAWRNPSCIPQNLICAYPS from the coding sequence ATGGCGGAAGTTGAAATTCCTCCATATTATCTGTGTCCCATTACTCTAGAAATGATGACAGATCCGGTGACGATCTCTACCGGCATCACATTCGACAGGGATAGTATCGAAGAATGGATCTTCACTCACGAGAACAACAAATGTCCGGTCACGAAGCAGCTCCTTTCCGACTCGGAATTGACCCCAAACATCACCCTCAGGCACCTGATCCAATCCTGGTGCACCATCCACGCCTCGCATGGCTTCGAAAGACTCCCCACACCGAGATCTCCAGTCAGTAAGTCTGAGGTTCTGAAGCTACTCAACGATGCCGAGTCTCCACAAATGCAGATGGATTGCTTACGAAGACTTAAATCCATCGCTTCACAGAATCTGACCAATAAAAGATGCATGGAAGCAGTCGGAACCGCAGAGTTCCTGGCGTCGTTGATTGTAAATAAAACCCTGGAAGCGTATCGCGCTGATAACGACTCTGCAGATAAATCGGAATCGAAATTGATATGCGAGGAGGCTTTGAGCATTCTTTGCAGTCTCCATCTGTCGGAATCGTGGTTGGAATCAGTCAGCAACCAAGAATTAGTCGAATCCTTGACCAATATTATGCAATTTGCTAGCTACGAATCACGGGCTTATGCCATCATGCTACTAAAGTTAATTCTTGAAGTAGCCGATCCAGCTCGAATCATCATCAACCTAAGCTCCGAATTCTTTCTTCAATGTGCACTGATCTTGAATGACGAGTTCTCGAAAAAGGCTACAAAAGCCACGCTCAAAGCGCTGATCAACGTATGCCCGTGGGGGAGGAACAGGATCAAAGCAGTGGAAGCAGGCGCGGTTCCTTTATTGATCGATCTTTTACTCGATTCGTCGGATAAAAGGGCTAGTGAAATGATGCTAGTGGTGCTGGACATACTGTGCCAGTGCGCGGAGGGGAGATCCGAGCTGCTGAATCACAGCGCTGGAATAGCCGTTGTTTCGAAGAAAATACTTCGGATCTCTCAGGTGGCAAGTGAGCGGGGTGTGAGGATTTTGCAttcgatttcaaaattttcgtcTACTCCCGGAGTTTTGCAGGAAATGTTGCAGATTGGCGTGGCGTCCAAATTGTGCCTAGTTCTTCAAGTGGATTGTGGGAGTAAGTTAAAGGAGAGAGCAAGAGAAATTCTTCGATTGCATGCTAGGGCTTGGAGGAATCCTTCATGCATACCCCAGAATTTGATTTGTGCGTACCCATCTTGA
- the LOC142540138 gene encoding syntaxin-121-like, whose protein sequence is MNDLFSGSFSRFREQDQSPPPNSHSIEMTNSGSTGGVNLDKFFEDVEAIKDELQDLESLFAQLQASHEQTKTMHNAKAIKDLRSRMEANISASLKKAKIIKVRLEALDRSNAANRSIPGCGPGSSSDRTRTSVVNGLRKKLQETMARFNDLRQKIGSEYRETVQRRYYTVTGENPDERVLDQLIETGESESFLQKAIEQQGRGQVMDTIMEIQERHDAVKEIEKNMRELHQVFLDMAVLVQSQGEQLDDIESQVNRASSFVRGGTQQLEVARKHQKSSRKWACYGIILLLIIILIIVLSIRPWK, encoded by the coding sequence ATGAACGATCTTTTCTCAGGATCCTTCTCTCGTTTCCGGGAGCAAGATCAATCCCCGCCACCAAATTCACATTCAATCGAGATGACTAACTCCGGCTCCACAGGCGGAGTCAATCTCGACAAGTTTTTCGAGGATGTGGAAGCCATCAAAGACGAGCTCCAAGACCTGGAATCTCTGTTCGCCCAGCTCCAGGCATCGCACGAGCAAACCAAGACTATGCACAACGCAAAAGCCATTAAAGATCTCCGATCACGAATGGAGGCTAATATCTCCGCCTCTCTGAAGAAAGCCAAAATCATCAAAGTCAGATTAGAAGCACTGGATCGCTCCAACGCCGCCAACCGGAGCATCCCCGGCTGCGGCCCAGGAAGCTCCTCCGACCGGACTCGAACATCCGTGGTCAACGGCCTGAGAAAGAAGCTCCAGGAAACCATGGCCCGATTCAACGACCTCAGACAGAAGATTGGATCCGAGTATAGGGAAACTGTTCAGCGGAGATACTACACGGTGACCGGTGAAAATCCGGATGAGAGAGTtttggatcagttgatagaaACAGGAGAGAGCGAGAGCTTTCTACAAAAGGCGATAGAGCAGCAGGGTAGAGGACAGGTTATGGATACTATAATGGAGATTCAAGAAAGGCACGATGCGGTGAAGGAAATAGAGAAGAATATGCGGGAATTGCATCAGGTTTTCTTGGACATGGCGGTTCTGGTGCAGAGCCAGGGGGAGCAGCTTGATGATATCGAGAGCCAGGTGAATAGGGCTAGTTCTTTTGTGAGAGGTGGGACTCAGCAACTCGAGGTTGCTAGGAAACATCAGAAGAGTTCGAGGAAATGGGCTTGTTATGGgattattctgctgctgattaTCATCTTGATCATTGTTCTATCCATTCGGCCATGGAAGTAA